One segment of Niveibacterium microcysteis DNA contains the following:
- a CDS encoding sulfatase-like hydrolase/transferase, with the protein MSHDRVPPSPHAGLTRREFLSLAGAAAVTTPLLGGAEPAAAAAQPGHTPKPQRRAGKAPNILFVFTDQERHITQWPKGYTLPGHEQLAKRGVRFDQHYCPAVMCTSSRAVLMTGLQTADNRMFENADMPYVAALSTKLPTVGHMLRKAGYYTAYKGKWHLNAAFDTESPDRLFTKEMDAYGFSDFVWPGDVLVHTLGGYHHDHMIAGSAVSWMREKGQALQQEGKPWALFVSLVNPHDIMYFNTDAPGEQVQDTGHLLMHAARAPEHPAYRTRWNAPLPASLHQPLDAPGRPGAHREFHRAWGYTLGTIPPEAERWQRFSDFYLNSIRSVDAQLKRMLDELDALGLSDDTIIVFTSDHGEMGGAHGLRGKGPFAYQEAIHLPMYVAHPDVRGGQTCKALTGHIDIVPTLLSLAGIDATHASELAGRQLPGRDFSPALAKPASAAVHAVRDAVLFTYSGIATNDSEVTRIVSEARAAGQDPKGAMAAAGYRPNLRKRGSLRAAFDGRYKLTRYFAPVERHRPANLDELFARNDVELFDLHTDPHEMHNLALDRAKHAGVLETMREKLEQQIQREIGVDDGREMPDFDGIQWQIDRLDL; encoded by the coding sequence ATGTCGCACGATCGCGTTCCGCCCAGCCCGCACGCGGGCCTCACACGCCGCGAGTTTCTCTCGCTTGCCGGCGCAGCCGCCGTAACGACACCGCTTCTCGGCGGAGCGGAGCCAGCCGCGGCAGCAGCCCAGCCCGGCCACACGCCTAAGCCGCAACGCCGCGCAGGCAAGGCACCGAACATCCTGTTCGTGTTTACCGACCAGGAGCGCCACATCACGCAATGGCCCAAGGGCTACACGCTGCCCGGCCACGAGCAGCTCGCCAAGCGCGGGGTGCGCTTCGACCAGCACTACTGCCCCGCGGTGATGTGCACCAGCTCGCGCGCGGTGCTGATGACAGGCCTGCAGACCGCCGACAACCGGATGTTCGAGAACGCGGACATGCCCTACGTCGCAGCGCTCTCGACCAAGCTGCCGACGGTCGGCCACATGCTGCGCAAGGCGGGCTATTACACCGCCTACAAGGGAAAGTGGCATCTGAATGCTGCGTTCGACACCGAATCGCCCGACCGGCTGTTCACCAAGGAGATGGACGCCTACGGCTTCTCGGATTTCGTGTGGCCGGGCGATGTGCTGGTACACACACTGGGCGGCTACCACCATGACCACATGATCGCCGGCAGCGCGGTATCTTGGATGCGCGAGAAAGGTCAGGCGCTGCAGCAAGAGGGCAAGCCGTGGGCGCTGTTCGTGAGCCTGGTGAATCCGCACGACATCATGTACTTCAACACCGACGCCCCGGGCGAGCAGGTGCAGGACACCGGGCATCTGCTGATGCATGCAGCGCGCGCCCCGGAGCACCCCGCCTATCGCACGCGCTGGAACGCGCCGCTGCCCGCATCGCTGCATCAGCCGCTCGACGCCCCCGGCCGCCCCGGCGCGCACCGCGAGTTCCACCGCGCCTGGGGCTACACCCTGGGCACGATTCCGCCCGAGGCCGAACGCTGGCAGCGCTTCTCGGATTTCTACCTGAACTCGATCCGCTCGGTCGACGCGCAACTCAAGCGCATGCTCGACGAACTCGATGCGCTAGGGCTCAGCGACGACACCATCATCGTCTTCACCTCGGATCACGGCGAAATGGGCGGCGCCCATGGACTGCGTGGCAAAGGTCCCTTCGCCTATCAGGAGGCGATTCACCTGCCGATGTATGTGGCGCACCCCGACGTGCGCGGCGGACAGACCTGCAAGGCGCTGACCGGCCACATCGACATCGTGCCAACGCTGCTCTCGCTGGCCGGTATCGATGCCACCCACGCAAGTGAGCTCGCTGGGCGGCAGCTACCGGGCCGCGACTTCTCGCCGGCGCTTGCCAAGCCAGCAAGCGCTGCGGTGCATGCGGTGCGCGATGCGGTGCTCTTCACCTACAGCGGCATCGCCACCAACGACAGCGAGGTCACACGCATCGTGTCCGAGGCCCGCGCAGCGGGCCAAGACCCGAAGGGCGCCATGGCCGCCGCCGGCTACCGGCCCAACCTGCGCAAGCGGGGCAGCCTGCGTGCGGCATTTGATGGCCGCTACAAGCTCACCCGATATTTCGCGCCGGTGGAGCGGCATCGCCCGGCGAATCTCGACGAGCTGTTCGCTCGCAACGATGTCGAGCTGTTTGACCTGCACACCGACCCTCACGAGATGCACAACCTGGCACTCGACCGCGCAAAACACGCTGGCGTGCTCGAAACGATGCGGGAGAAACTCGAACAGCAGATCCAACGCGAGATTGGCGTGGACGACGGTCGCGAGATGCCGGACTTTGACGGCATCCAATGGCAGATCGATCGGCTCGACCTCTAG